A genomic segment from Gracilimonas sediminicola encodes:
- a CDS encoding DUF4835 family protein — MISLSNSIFKIIKPLIFCGIFFLISPFTSKGQEFDCTVTVNIDQLEGSSFNYLENLKPTLENYINEYQWTEQDFAEEERIDCQIQVAINSGTSDYTFSAEVVFQVQRPIYNTTAKTTTVLLSDNAWQFSYPEGKSLIHDELQFDALTGFIDFYCYTMLGYDFDTFSEHGGDPYFGKAQNILNLAESTSAIGWTRSTNNRRNRNTMITDLVSSNYRPLRTAYYRYHRLGLDQFVTDPEIAREEILSALKTIQETKRRSTSNFLFDIFFDAKAREIAAVFDEAETDVRLEAYDVLQDTDKGHLSEYESLQN, encoded by the coding sequence ATGATCTCTCTCAGTAACTCTATCTTTAAAATAATAAAGCCCCTTATTTTTTGTGGGATATTTTTTCTGATCTCTCCTTTTACCTCAAAGGGGCAGGAATTTGATTGTACAGTTACCGTAAATATTGATCAGCTTGAAGGGTCATCATTCAATTATTTGGAGAACCTGAAACCCACTCTTGAAAATTACATTAACGAGTACCAATGGACGGAGCAGGACTTTGCCGAGGAAGAACGTATTGACTGCCAGATCCAGGTAGCCATCAACAGTGGAACCTCCGATTACACCTTTTCTGCAGAAGTGGTATTCCAGGTTCAGCGCCCTATCTACAATACCACGGCCAAAACAACTACGGTTCTGCTCAGTGATAATGCCTGGCAGTTTTCCTACCCGGAAGGAAAGAGCCTCATTCATGATGAGCTCCAGTTTGATGCACTCACCGGTTTCATCGATTTCTATTGCTATACCATGCTTGGGTATGATTTTGACACTTTTTCCGAACACGGAGGCGATCCCTACTTTGGGAAAGCACAGAATATTTTAAACCTTGCAGAAAGCACGTCTGCCATTGGGTGGACGCGCAGCACTAACAACCGGCGAAACAGAAATACCATGATCACTGATCTGGTTTCATCGAACTACCGGCCATTGCGAACGGCCTACTATCGGTACCACCGCCTTGGGCTCGACCAGTTTGTAACCGATCCGGAAATCGCCCGTGAGGAGATTTTAAGTGCCCTGAAAACCATTCAGGAGACCAAACGAAGATCAACCAGCAACTTCCTTTTTGATATCTTCTTTGATGCCAAAGCCCGGGAAATTGCCGCTGTATTTGATGAAGCCGAAACCGATGTGCGGTTGGAAGCTTATGATGTTTTACAGGATACGGATAAGGGACATTTATCTGAATACGAAAGCTTGCAGAACTAA
- a CDS encoding electron transfer flavoprotein subunit beta/FixA family protein — translation MKFYVCIKMVPDVNAPLQIKDGQLIQDADRMILNAYDASAVEEALVLKEKHGGEVEVVCIGSAKASETIRKALAMGADKATHIQTSGDEQYDSGSYARILAKFFEDKEYDVLSLGKQSQDTDSGLTGSMVAELLELPYATNAVGLEAQEGKLIVKRQGDSGQEMIELPTPCAVTCSNDMNEPRIPNLKGIMASKRKPVEQIELSALGLSEDQLTPNTSVKGYEEKPGREPGKKFEGEPDEIAREVAQLLDTEANVL, via the coding sequence ATGAAATTTTACGTATGTATTAAAATGGTGCCTGATGTTAACGCACCTCTTCAAATAAAAGACGGACAATTAATTCAGGATGCTGACCGGATGATTCTCAATGCCTACGATGCTTCCGCAGTTGAAGAAGCCCTCGTGCTAAAAGAGAAACACGGCGGTGAAGTTGAAGTTGTATGCATCGGTTCGGCCAAAGCTTCGGAGACCATTCGTAAGGCGCTGGCCATGGGTGCAGACAAAGCCACCCACATTCAAACATCCGGTGATGAGCAGTACGATTCCGGATCTTACGCCCGCATTCTTGCTAAATTTTTCGAGGATAAAGAATACGATGTACTTTCTCTGGGTAAGCAATCTCAGGATACCGACTCCGGCTTAACCGGTAGTATGGTAGCTGAACTTCTGGAGCTTCCTTATGCTACAAACGCGGTTGGACTTGAAGCCCAAGAAGGCAAACTCATCGTAAAACGACAGGGCGATTCCGGGCAGGAGATGATTGAACTGCCTACTCCATGCGCTGTTACCTGCTCTAATGATATGAATGAGCCGCGCATCCCCAACCTGAAAGGAATTATGGCATCCAAGCGTAAGCCGGTTGAACAAATCGAGCTTTCTGCTTTAGGATTAAGTGAAGACCAACTGACACCCAACACTTCTGTAAAAGGGTATGAAGAAAAACCCGGACGCGAGCCCGGCAAGAAATTTGAGGGTGAACCGGATGAGATTGCCCGCGAAGTAGCACAGCTTCTGGATACCGAAGCAAACGTACTTTAA